Proteins from one Flammeovirgaceae bacterium genomic window:
- a CDS encoding SusC/RagA family TonB-linked outer membrane protein, with translation MKKFLLLCFSFVFVLSAWAQERVVSGKVTAAEDGSTLPGVNVVLKGTTNGTVTDVDGNYRLNVPSSGGTLVYSFIGLQTQEIAIGERSIIDVQMGLDVQQLTEVVVTAVGIEREKKALGYSVASVDAANLQQRSEVDPLRALQGKMPGVNITGGGGSPGQSTKINIRGMSSLTGNTQPLFVVDGIPFDNSVNSATVGQGSGGGATGENPAQNTVISNRAFDLDPNNIASVSILKGAAAAALYGSRATNGVVIITTKAASKGIKKGMEINVTSSYNVEEISGIPDYQDVYTQGSNQVYNGGYIGNWGSPFTPFVDEINAKYGTNYPKSYGTYGGGPNAGQPYPEGTGPHPMAGRYPSLTQFRDADGQPLAVPIVPHDIIGGFFDKGHTSENSFTISNGSEKVNLNASVSRMDQKGMIPNSGATRTSISFGGNGQLDNGVFISGNVNYVNTTQYAPPSGASAFADYYNGPTGLNEGSGSIYARLFYLPRNFDLNGYPFENPVDGSNLFYRALDNPRWIAKYNKYSSNVNRAYGSFSAGYDITEWLQVMVKGGINTYTDNRKDIVRSGGIQEPLGHVWNDVLTNTEQDYNLIVTITKDINSDLSFRGIVGGNANQRDFSRNRVTGTGIISDGLNTGLYRLDATSSQIATSDYTSKRRLNGVYGDFQFSYRDFLYLNLTGRNDWSSTLPKDNNNYFYPSASLSFVLSDAVTMPSFLNYAKLRVAASKVGNDAGVYQTTTNYLIGVPFTTSAGVVTNRASLSDRLGNPALKPEFTTEYEVGTELKFLNNRASLDAAYFQRKSIDQILSAALPRTTGFSQQIVNFGELENKGWEVGLNFTPVQLSNGFTWDAYVAYTRIRSKVLDAGPTGEVIIGGPGSSLATIHRNGEPYGQIFGTVNAKTADGQLLIDENTGLPFALPTSEIIGDPNPDFTLGWSNTFSWKGITLRALIDWKQGGDFYSFTGASLLLRGQLKQSIDREGLRVIPGVLGSQQTYAPITDSGGNLIKNTVSVTSFDTHFSDGWGAYGQDEVNVYDGTTIRLREISLGYSLPASLLSKTPFGRVNISVSGRNLWWKAPNVLKDLNLDPEVLSGTSGSNVQGFEYGAAPTTRRYGVNLNLTF, from the coding sequence ATGAAGAAGTTTTTACTATTATGCTTCTCATTCGTTTTTGTGCTCAGTGCATGGGCGCAGGAGCGGGTGGTTTCGGGTAAGGTGACGGCCGCTGAAGACGGCTCGACATTACCTGGCGTAAACGTGGTCCTAAAGGGGACTACAAACGGTACGGTTACCGATGTAGATGGTAACTACCGGCTCAATGTGCCATCTTCTGGCGGAACATTGGTGTACTCTTTTATCGGCCTTCAAACCCAGGAGATTGCCATCGGTGAACGCTCCATTATAGACGTTCAAATGGGACTGGACGTGCAGCAACTGACCGAGGTGGTAGTGACCGCTGTGGGTATTGAGCGGGAGAAAAAGGCGTTGGGGTACTCAGTGGCCTCCGTGGATGCGGCCAACCTGCAACAGCGCTCTGAAGTGGACCCTTTGCGTGCCCTCCAGGGCAAGATGCCTGGCGTAAACATCACCGGTGGTGGTGGAAGCCCGGGACAGTCCACTAAAATCAATATTCGCGGCATGTCCTCCTTGACGGGAAATACACAGCCCTTGTTTGTAGTGGACGGCATCCCGTTCGACAACTCCGTGAACTCGGCCACCGTAGGCCAGGGCTCCGGTGGGGGCGCCACTGGTGAAAACCCTGCCCAAAACACCGTGATTTCCAACCGCGCCTTTGACCTTGACCCCAACAACATTGCCAGCGTTTCCATCCTTAAGGGTGCTGCCGCTGCCGCTTTGTACGGGTCCCGGGCCACCAACGGGGTAGTGATCATCACCACCAAGGCGGCCAGCAAAGGGATCAAGAAGGGCATGGAAATAAACGTTACTTCTTCCTATAATGTGGAAGAGATTTCCGGTATCCCCGACTACCAGGACGTGTACACCCAAGGTTCCAACCAGGTGTACAATGGTGGTTATATCGGGAACTGGGGATCGCCCTTTACCCCTTTTGTGGACGAGATCAATGCGAAGTATGGGACCAATTATCCCAAAAGCTACGGCACTTATGGTGGTGGGCCCAATGCCGGCCAGCCTTATCCTGAAGGGACGGGGCCGCACCCCATGGCGGGCCGTTACCCTTCCCTGACCCAGTTCAGGGATGCCGATGGCCAGCCGTTGGCAGTGCCCATCGTGCCTCATGATATTATCGGAGGGTTCTTCGACAAAGGCCATACTTCCGAAAATTCATTTACCATTTCCAATGGTTCTGAAAAAGTGAACCTGAACGCCAGCGTTTCACGTATGGACCAAAAAGGGATGATCCCCAATTCAGGGGCCACCCGTACCTCCATTAGCTTTGGTGGCAATGGCCAGTTGGACAATGGGGTGTTTATCTCAGGAAATGTAAACTATGTAAACACCACACAGTACGCGCCCCCATCCGGGGCCAGTGCCTTCGCTGACTACTACAACGGGCCCACCGGGCTTAATGAAGGATCCGGTTCCATCTATGCCCGTTTGTTCTATTTGCCCCGTAACTTCGACCTGAACGGTTACCCGTTTGAAAACCCCGTGGATGGGTCAAACTTGTTCTATCGTGCACTGGACAACCCGCGTTGGATTGCCAAGTACAACAAGTATTCCTCCAATGTAAACAGGGCATACGGCTCGTTCAGTGCGGGATATGATATCACGGAATGGTTGCAGGTAATGGTCAAAGGAGGTATAAATACCTACACCGACAACAGGAAGGACATCGTGAGAAGTGGGGGTATCCAGGAGCCACTGGGCCACGTGTGGAACGATGTGCTGACCAACACCGAGCAGGACTACAACCTGATTGTGACCATCACGAAAGACATCAACTCCGACCTGTCCTTCAGGGGCATCGTGGGCGGCAACGCCAACCAGCGCGATTTCTCCCGTAACAGGGTAACGGGTACTGGTATTATTTCCGATGGGTTGAATACCGGTTTGTACCGTTTGGATGCCACATCTTCGCAGATTGCCACGTCAGATTATACTTCAAAGAGAAGGCTTAATGGTGTTTACGGGGATTTTCAATTTTCGTACCGCGACTTCCTTTACCTGAACCTGACAGGAAGGAACGACTGGTCTTCCACACTGCCTAAAGACAACAACAACTACTTCTACCCATCGGCCAGCCTTTCATTTGTGCTGTCTGATGCGGTGACCATGCCAAGCTTCCTCAACTATGCGAAGTTGCGGGTGGCAGCCTCCAAAGTAGGCAATGATGCCGGTGTGTATCAAACCACTACCAACTATTTGATTGGCGTTCCTTTTACAACTTCGGCAGGAGTGGTGACCAACAGGGCCTCTTTGAGCGACAGGCTGGGCAACCCTGCGTTGAAGCCTGAGTTTACCACCGAGTATGAAGTGGGTACGGAATTGAAGTTTTTGAACAACCGTGCGAGCCTGGATGCGGCTTACTTCCAGCGCAAATCCATCGACCAGATATTGAGTGCCGCCTTGCCACGGACTACCGGCTTTAGCCAGCAGATCGTGAACTTTGGTGAATTGGAAAACAAGGGCTGGGAGGTAGGCCTTAACTTTACCCCCGTGCAGTTGTCCAATGGCTTTACCTGGGATGCCTATGTGGCCTATACCCGCATCCGGTCGAAAGTACTTGATGCAGGCCCTACCGGTGAGGTGATCATTGGCGGCCCCGGGTCTTCCCTGGCCACCATCCACAGGAACGGGGAGCCCTACGGGCAGATATTTGGAACGGTAAATGCCAAAACGGCTGACGGCCAACTGTTGATAGATGAAAACACAGGTTTGCCTTTTGCCTTGCCCACTTCCGAAATAATAGGAGACCCGAACCCCGACTTCACCTTGGGATGGAGCAACACCTTTAGCTGGAAGGGGATTACCCTGCGGGCATTGATCGACTGGAAACAAGGAGGGGACTTCTACTCCTTCACCGGTGCGTCCCTGTTGCTGCGCGGCCAGTTGAAGCAAAGCATCGACCGCGAAGGATTGCGTGTAATCCCTGGCGTATTGGGTAGCCAGCAAACGTATGCGCCCATCACCGATTCAGGTGGAAACCTGATCAAAAACACGGTTTCCGTTACATCCTTTGACACGCACTTCTCCGATGGATGGGGTGCCTATGGCCAGGATGAAGTGAACGTTTACGATGGTACCACCATCCGCCTTCGCGAAATCAGCCTGGGGTATTCACTGCCTGCGAGCCTGCTTTCCAAGACCCCGTTTGGCAGGGTGAACATTTCGGTTTCCGGACGCAACCTGTGGTGGAAAGCACCCAACGTGTTGAAAGACCTGAACCTAGACCCTGAAGTATTGTCTGGTACATCAGGAAGCAACGTTCAAGGTTTTGAATACGGGGCGGCACCTACTACCAGGAGGTACGGAGTGAACCTGAATTTAACATTCTGA
- a CDS encoding SusD/RagB family nutrient-binding outer membrane lipoprotein, with product MKRIRKYGTGLLMTVLMLFTVSSCDLTELDINQDPNNPAQASLDLLLTNVELNASSTFAGNLNDATMGFLALTTSFDDFSMTNSSWNNTWNYLYGNPLKDLDGMIKATAQQRADGAPNPYYEGIAKTLKAYYFSLMVDLWGKVPYDEAFGGDAEQQNLAPAFEDGAAIYAKLFTLLDEAMVHFGETSPVSVKGDVIYGGDEELWAAAARSLKLRLLLQVSRADGSVIPAIQTLISESLTDPVNKGLIGDAFSATGKYKDFQFTFGALTNPDDRHPMYQDGYSGGEAGYSYFGHQFMYEMLVPLTVGGTVPGDPRAPFYFKRQTDKVLDINDPTQKQTMPCSQRTDCIYGYFPLSNTVSQGVYNNPDASTLTTAQKQYLAGFFGRDRSDPSGIPNDNPLRTTVGLYPAAGLYDDEAEAGGGNQGRGDGIFPMITSWMVKLYMIEANLALGVPLPGTDARTLFQEAMEEQFAKVNSFVDKDPDAVAITNARRDAYINDQLSKYDGATDKLGIVLKQAWFMNFGNGFEVYNTFRRTGYPKGLQTPMQRPRQFALRFPYAQDEINLNPNTPNVVYDSPTDAVFWDVLKFQF from the coding sequence ATGAAGAGAATAAGAAAATACGGAACAGGCCTGCTCATGACGGTTTTGATGCTGTTTACAGTGTCATCCTGCGACCTGACCGAATTGGATATCAACCAGGACCCCAACAATCCGGCACAAGCCTCGTTGGACCTTTTGCTCACGAACGTGGAGTTGAATGCTTCTTCAACATTTGCTGGTAATCTGAACGATGCCACCATGGGTTTTTTGGCATTGACTACTTCATTTGATGATTTCAGTATGACCAATTCCTCTTGGAACAATACGTGGAATTACCTGTACGGCAATCCTTTGAAGGATTTGGACGGAATGATCAAGGCCACCGCCCAGCAACGGGCGGATGGCGCGCCCAACCCTTATTATGAAGGGATAGCCAAAACGTTGAAGGCGTATTATTTTAGCCTAATGGTGGACCTGTGGGGCAAAGTGCCCTATGATGAGGCGTTTGGTGGTGATGCAGAACAGCAAAACCTCGCCCCAGCCTTCGAAGATGGTGCGGCCATTTATGCAAAGCTATTTACACTTTTGGATGAGGCCATGGTGCATTTTGGGGAAACCAGCCCTGTGAGCGTGAAGGGTGACGTGATCTATGGCGGTGATGAAGAACTATGGGCTGCCGCTGCCAGGTCGCTAAAACTGAGGCTGTTGTTGCAGGTCAGCCGCGCAGATGGCTCGGTTATTCCGGCCATTCAGACTTTGATCAGTGAAAGTTTGACTGATCCTGTTAATAAGGGACTTATAGGTGATGCCTTTTCTGCTACGGGTAAATACAAGGATTTTCAGTTTACGTTTGGGGCCCTGACGAACCCCGATGACCGCCATCCCATGTACCAGGATGGCTATTCAGGTGGCGAGGCTGGTTACAGTTATTTTGGCCATCAGTTTATGTACGAAATGCTGGTGCCATTGACTGTTGGAGGGACCGTGCCCGGGGATCCCAGGGCACCGTTTTACTTTAAAAGGCAGACGGACAAAGTCCTGGACATCAATGACCCTACTCAGAAACAGACCATGCCCTGTTCACAGCGCACGGATTGTATTTATGGGTATTTTCCATTGAGCAATACCGTGTCCCAGGGCGTTTACAACAATCCTGACGCCAGCACCCTGACTACTGCCCAAAAGCAGTACCTGGCAGGTTTTTTTGGAAGGGACCGTTCGGACCCATCGGGGATACCCAATGACAACCCTTTGAGGACCACCGTGGGGCTCTATCCTGCTGCTGGCCTTTATGACGATGAAGCTGAAGCGGGGGGGGGCAACCAAGGCCGTGGTGACGGTATATTTCCCATGATCACCAGTTGGATGGTGAAACTGTACATGATCGAGGCCAACCTGGCCCTGGGGGTACCCCTTCCGGGAACCGATGCACGGACTTTGTTCCAGGAGGCAATGGAAGAGCAGTTTGCCAAGGTGAACAGCTTTGTGGACAAGGATCCTGACGCTGTTGCCATTACCAATGCCCGCAGGGACGCCTACATCAATGACCAGTTGTCAAAGTATGATGGTGCCACCGATAAGCTAGGGATAGTGCTCAAGCAGGCCTGGTTCATGAACTTTGGAAATGGTTTTGAGGTGTACAACACGTTCCGCAGGACCGGCTATCCAAAAGGATTACAAACCCCTATGCAACGGCCACGCCAGTTTGCGTTGCGGTTTCCTTACGCACAGGATGAGATCAATTTGAACCCCAATACGCCCAACGTGGTGTACGACTCGCCCACTGATGCGGTGTTCTGGGATGTGCTGAAGTTTCAATTTTAA